GCAGGCAACGCCAAATACGTTAGACTACCTTCGCGAGAAAAAGATTGATTTGGTTATAAACATCCCAAAGAATTTAACCAAATCGGAGTTGGCAAATGATTATACAATCCGTCGTAGTGCGGTAGACTTTAATATTCCGCTAATAACAAATGCTCGCTTAGCCAGCGCATTTGTATACGCAATCTGCAAGTACAACTTGGATGACTTGAAGATTAGAAGCTGGGACGAGTATCGTTAATAGGATACTAATCAAAATGGTAGGGTAAGGGTGCGTTGGCATTCTTACCCTTTTTTTATTATATTTAAGCGTTGATGGTTTTGTGCAGAGGAGTTTTTTAAGCATTTCTTTTGTATGCGACAGCTCATTGAACCGTTACGCGTGCTTCCCCTGCTGAAAATTGTAGTAGGGTTTAGTTTAGGTGTTGCTATTTCTGTAGAGGTAGGGTTTGGTTGGTATTATTACCTGCCGATATTACTTTTGGGTGTTTTATTCCTCATTTGGGGATATTCAAATCAGAAGTATAGCGAGCGTTGGCTTTTTGGATTGGGGGTAATGCTATTCCTTTTTTGCACAGGCGCTTCTTATGTTGCAGGTATCAGAAATCTAAACGTTGATTTACCTAAACCCGAAAAGGCATTTCTAACACTGCAAGTCGATGATAATCCCATAAAAACAAGATATGGTTATCGGTGGACTTCCGTAGTAATACAAGCATCCGATAGTTTAAAAGGCGTGTTGGGCAGTAAATGTGCAACCTTTTCTAGAGATTCCATTTTGCCGAATTACGGCGATCTGCTACATGTTAGATGCTTGATTTCAGCAGTAGAACCACCCAAAAATCCGTACGAATTCAATTTTAAGGAGTACTATTCGCATCAAGGTATTTTCTCGGTTGCTTCAATTGGTAAAGGAGGTATTCATACGGTAGGTAAGGGGAGAAGCTTCTTTTTAGTCAGGTGGGCAAAAGCGATTCAGAAGTATACCCTCGAAACATTTCAACGAGCATCTTTTGCGAAAGATGAGCTCGGCATTCTTGTCGCTTTGATGATTGGGGATAAGCAGTTTCTAGATGGCGATTTGAAGTCTTCATATGCGAATATTGGTGCAATGCATATTTTGGCGGTGTCGGGGATGCATGTTGCCCTTATTTATGGAGTTCTTGTTGTGCTGTTATTTTTCATGAAAGATAGGCGGATTTTGTGGGTCAGAAGCGTTGCTATTCTTTGTGCTCTATGGCTTTATGCATTCGTTGCGGGGTTTTCTCCATCAATAGTTAGGGCTACTATTATGTTTACCTTTATTCTTGTTGGAAAGCTAATTAATAGGGATTATAATATTTATAATTTGGTTGCCGCCTCTTTTTTAGTTTTACTGCTGGTAAATCCATTTTTCTTGTACGATGTAGGTTTCTTGCTTTCCTATGCGGCTGTTATTTCTATACTTCTTTTTTATAAGCCGTTAAGTATTTATGCACCCCATAATAAGGTCGCAAGGTGGTTTTATGATTTAGTTGCAGTATCCATTGCTGCTCAGATTCTTACTATGCCTTTGGTTCTTTACTATTTTCATCAGTTTCCGTTGATTTTTTTGCTAACGAATATTGTATTAATACCTCTTACATCGCTAATAATTTATATGGCTTTGGTATATCTTGCTATCTCGTGGTGGAGTTTGGGGTGTTACTATTTGGATGTTGCCCTTAATTGGCTGTTAAGGATAACCAACATCGCAACCTTGCATCTAGAAGGTATTCCTAACGCCATTATTTCGGGGATTTATCTTAATAGATGGCAAATGCTTGCATTGTTTGCTGCGTTTGTACTGTTCTACATTTTTATGATATATCGAAAAGCTTTGTTGTTAATTATATCGTTATCGGTTATTCTGGTCGTTGCTTGTAAAAGCTTTTGGGGGCAGCTAGATTCCTGCAAAAATAGGCTTGTTGTATATTCTCAAAGAGGAGGTACTTCCATTCTTTTTGGGCAAGGTCAAGGTGCTATTTGCCTTTGTGATTCGGTACGCGATCGCTATTCGTATAAATTTATGGAGCCATCTCTCGTGAGGTGGGGTTTGGGAGGCGTAGGTGATGTTAGATTTTGTAAAATGAATGACGCGGTTAGGCTTGGCGGTGTTGACATTAAGGATGGATGGTGCTCCTTCAACAGCAAGTTTATATTTATCCCTCATAGGTTAGCCTCTAGTAGAATTGGTGCAAAAGAACGTGTAGTGGTTGATCTAGTGATTATAACTAAAAAATGCAGATGGAAGCCAGAAACTCTATTTAAGGTGCTTGCCCCTAAGGTCGTTGTTGTTGACGAATCTGTTTCAAACTATTGGGAAAAGAAGTGGGATGAAGGCTGTGACGAGGCCAATGTTCCCTTTTATAGCGTTAGAGCGAGCGGAGCTTATAGGCTGGATATGTAATCTATGTAAAAGTGTAGACTTGTATTAGCTTAGAGGTAAAAACTCTTGATCCTTATATAAAGTTGATTAGGAGCATGCATCCGATTTCAAAACGTAAGCGAAAGAGTCGCAGATGGCGCACTTTTGTAACGAATAGTGTTGTTAAACATCGTTAAGTGTGGTTGGAGATGTTTTCTTTTATATATTTTTGAGTTGTAGAAGTTCGCGCAACGAATATGCATCAAGGGGAAACCTTAGTAACGTTTTATCTACTAATTGTTGCTTCTTTTGTTTTTTTGTGTGAAATTTATTATCTTGTAACAGCGGATTTATCCATAAAAGATACTACTTGGCTCGTTTTCATATGTTAGAATATTGGTTAAGACACATTTATTGGAGCTAAGAAACAGGAGGACGATGAGAATCGGTCCTCTTTTTTTTGCTTATATCCCTGCCGTATAAAAATAGCTTGAATTATATTATTAAATGTTTTAAGGTGGGACGTGATCGAGTAGTGCAGATAGCAATAAGTTTTATCCAGATTTATTAAATAGCCGTAAGGATACACTTTGCTTACAGTTGGCTGGCTATTTCTTTCCTTTGTTAATAGTATCAGGTGCAACCCTAATAATTTACGGAAGATGTAAATTATTAGGGTGCTACATTAATAATTTACGGAAGATGTAAATTATTAGGGTGCTACATTAATAATTTACAGGCAATACTAATATTTTACGAAGAATATTAATATTTTGGATGCTACATTATTAATGTAGCTGGTAAATTATTAATATACCAAGGAATTTAATAATCTACGCGAAGTATTATTAATAATAACGTCAGGTTATACAGTATTGCACATTCAAAGAATGGTCTTTGGATTATATCTGTACTATTTGCGACATATTCTAGCTGATCGGTTTTTGCGCTAAAAACGAGGTTTCTGTAGCTCCTGTCGAACAAAAATTACTGCTAGCACATGTTCGAAGGCTAGCATTGTGTCATCCGAACTAATTTATAGCGATTTTTATGCTTAATCTGTCGAATTGTAAGGTTCCTCTCTCTTGCATTATATTAATGCAGTGTCATATTTGGCATACAAACTGCAACTTTGAATGTAATGGCTGGTTTCTCAATTGGAATATTGATAGATGTGTATGTTTTGTTTTGATTTGATGATTTTAATAGAGTAGTGCTATTGATATTTTGTGCTTTTTAATTTTATAAGTTGCTATCATCAATGACGATATGCGTTTTTTACTATTTGATATGGAACTGCTTAAAAATAGGATGTTTTTAATATTTATGGATATTTATAAAAATGAGAAGAATCTGCCTTTTTGTTTTGCAGCTCCATCAATTTTTATAATATTGCGCTTCGATTTTAGAATAAGCTGGTGCTCTTGAATGAATTTTATTGAAATAACTATTGTGTGTGAGTGAAAGCTTGGGCGTATAGGCTGTATGGAGATGTATTGACAACGTTTAGTATTTAGAAATATTATTAAAATCAAGAGGGAGCGTGGAGAGCAATTCGGAAATGTTGGATAAAAAAGAACTACTTCAAAGGATTTCTACTGGAGATGAGAAGGCATTCCGAGAGTTTTACTATCTGTACTACCAGAAATTGGTTTCATTTGCTAGATGGTATATTAACTCGATAGAACTTGCTGAAGATGTTGTTTCTGATGTTTTTTTTAACCTTTGGAAGGCTCGTAATTCAATTGTAGGGATTGTTCACTTTGATACTTACCTTTATTCGGCTGTAAAAAATGGTTGCTTTAATGTTCTTAAAAGTTCCTATTATAAGCGGGTTACTCTAGGTGTTGACGAACTAGAGATGGAAGCGTACATCGAACCTGACGGATCTGATAGTAAGCTCATGTATGGAGAACTTAATGCAGCAGTTACGGCTGCCATCAACAATCTACCGGAACGCTGTAAGCTTATTTTTAAGCTGGTAAAGGAGGATAATCTAAAGTACAAGGAGATTGCGGAAATACTGGACATATCGCCCCGTACAGTAGAAACCCAGGTGGCTATTGCTCTGAAAAAAATAGAGCAGGAACTTTATCCTTTCTTAAAATAATCCAACACATATTTATTAGTATTACTTAGTTGCTTGTCTCCTGTTTTTTGATAGGATATTTATTTTTCTATTGTTGTAAATGTTTGATATTCTGTGAGTAAGTTTGTTTTTTAATCAAATGTTTTTTTACCGCAACTTTAATCCCAATTCGGATTGCTGATTTTGATTAAAAAAAATAAACCTTCGTTTACGGGATTTAGCTTCAAGTGTTTTCTAAAAGGTGTAAGGGCTTACTTTAAGGCCTATGATTGTATATGGATTTACGGCAGCTGTTAGATAGAATAAGAATAAGAACGGTAATCCCCGAAGGTCGGTCTGGTATTGATCGTTCATTTATTAGGTTAATGGAACGAATATCGCAAGCAGATGTAATCAAACTGAGGAGGATAAATACCCTATATAAAGGATGGGCAGTTGCAGCCTCAATTGCGTTAATTCTTTCGAGTTGCTTTCTATTTCTGCAAGAACGCCTAACCAAAGAGGTGGAGTATGCAGTAGAAACTAACGTTTCGGGGACGGTTAAACATCTGCTTCTTGCTGATGGATCTAAGGTTACGATAAACGTTGGCAGTAAGCTTGTTTACCCAAGAGAGTTTACCTCGAAGAAGAGGGAGGTGTTTCTGTCAGGTGAAGCGTACTTTGAAGTTGCCCACAACAAACATAAGCCGTTTATTGTACGTGTTGGTGATATTGGAGTGAAGGTTCTTGGTACCAAATTTAATGTTAAAGCTTACACCAACGATATTAACATTACCACAACCTTGCTAGAAGGCTCGGTAATGGTGGAAAATAGCGTGACTAACCAGAATCGGCAGCTTTTGCCTAATGATGTTTATTCCTATAACCAGCTTAATCGGTGTTTTACGGTTGTAAATGAGCCTGATGCAACCAATAATGTTATGTGGCTTAATGGAATTATACAGATGAACCAAATGACATTAGAGGAACTTAGCTTGCAGTTTGAGCGAGTATATAACGTTCGGATTATTATTCTTGACGAAAGGCTTAAGCAAAAAAAGTTCAATGGAGAGTTTAGGTATGGAGAAGATTTAGGCTCCATATTGGAGGTGCTAAGAATAACTGCTCCTTTATCGTATAAAGTTGTTAATCGTACAATATTGTTTAACTAACCTGCTAAATACTTGTGCTAATTTAGTTTAAAGTAAAAATCGGGAAATACAGAGTATTTCCCGACAATAAAATCAAGTAGCGATAAAATAGTTCGCACCTACTTTATCGAAATATTTACTTAACCACAACAAATCTATGAAAAACTTTACGAAGTTTAGGATGCTGTTGCCTAAAAACAAGCCTAGCATCCTTGAAATTGTAACTCGTAAGTCGGCTATGGTCGTCTTACTGCTTTTTTCCCTTCTTTTTTCCCCTCCCTTGCGGGCACAAAGTAAAAAAATCGTTTTAAAGGTGAAGGAGGTTTCGCTTGAAACTGTACTTAAGAGTATTACAAGTCAAAGCGGTTATAACTTTCTTTATACGAACGATATAAATACAAGCCAAAAGGTAAGCATTACCTATACAGGAAATGATGTTGAGGCAGCAATGAATGTAGTGCTGGCCAACACTAATATCGACTTTAAGATTCAAGGGACCCGAATTGCTCTTTTTCCCAGTACCGCGAGATTGGATAAAAAGGGAAAGTTGCAAATTAAGGTTTTAACCGAGATGGGAGAACCTTTGCCAGGGGCTGCAATAGTTGTAGATG
This region of Alistipes sp. ZOR0009 genomic DNA includes:
- a CDS encoding ComEC/Rec2 family competence protein; its protein translation is MRQLIEPLRVLPLLKIVVGFSLGVAISVEVGFGWYYYLPILLLGVLFLIWGYSNQKYSERWLFGLGVMLFLFCTGASYVAGIRNLNVDLPKPEKAFLTLQVDDNPIKTRYGYRWTSVVIQASDSLKGVLGSKCATFSRDSILPNYGDLLHVRCLISAVEPPKNPYEFNFKEYYSHQGIFSVASIGKGGIHTVGKGRSFFLVRWAKAIQKYTLETFQRASFAKDELGILVALMIGDKQFLDGDLKSSYANIGAMHILAVSGMHVALIYGVLVVLLFFMKDRRILWVRSVAILCALWLYAFVAGFSPSIVRATIMFTFILVGKLINRDYNIYNLVAASFLVLLLVNPFFLYDVGFLLSYAAVISILLFYKPLSIYAPHNKVARWFYDLVAVSIAAQILTMPLVLYYFHQFPLIFLLTNIVLIPLTSLIIYMALVYLAISWWSLGCYYLDVALNWLLRITNIATLHLEGIPNAIISGIYLNRWQMLALFAAFVLFYIFMIYRKALLLIISLSVILVVACKSFWGQLDSCKNRLVVYSQRGGTSILFGQGQGAICLCDSVRDRYSYKFMEPSLVRWGLGGVGDVRFCKMNDAVRLGGVDIKDGWCSFNSKFIFIPHRLASSRIGAKERVVVDLVIITKKCRWKPETLFKVLAPKVVVVDESVSNYWEKKWDEGCDEANVPFYSVRASGAYRLDM
- a CDS encoding RNA polymerase sigma factor; protein product: MESNSEMLDKKELLQRISTGDEKAFREFYYLYYQKLVSFARWYINSIELAEDVVSDVFFNLWKARNSIVGIVHFDTYLYSAVKNGCFNVLKSSYYKRVTLGVDELEMEAYIEPDGSDSKLMYGELNAAVTAAINNLPERCKLIFKLVKEDNLKYKEIAEILDISPRTVETQVAIALKKIEQELYPFLK
- a CDS encoding FecR family protein, whose translation is MDLRQLLDRIRIRTVIPEGRSGIDRSFIRLMERISQADVIKLRRINTLYKGWAVAASIALILSSCFLFLQERLTKEVEYAVETNVSGTVKHLLLADGSKVTINVGSKLVYPREFTSKKREVFLSGEAYFEVAHNKHKPFIVRVGDIGVKVLGTKFNVKAYTNDINITTTLLEGSVMVENSVTNQNRQLLPNDVYSYNQLNRCFTVVNEPDATNNVMWLNGIIQMNQMTLEELSLQFERVYNVRIIILDERLKQKKFNGEFRYGEDLGSILEVLRITAPLSYKVVNRTILFN